A single Pseudanabaenaceae cyanobacterium SKYG29 DNA region contains:
- a CDS encoding hemolysin family protein, with the protein MTFLIPLLLINALFVIAEFAVVSLRRSRVHQLVDEGSSSALVVQRLQRQIDRFLSATQIGITLASVTLGWVGQDNVTQQVLGWLGDKEWAIFLAPALSLSLIVYLQIVLGELLPKSIALAHTEKLALVLARPSEIVMELMSPLLWLLSQSTRLLLRLLGVEYSPKSWYSAVSAEELQRIITTSTESSGLETEERQLLKNVFEFSDITAGEVMRPRTSIDYLEVTATLRDLFSAVARTHHRRYPIAGESLDDIRGIVDLKEISAKLPSQDYNLDQPITPYIRPVRFVSEDIYLAELLPQMQRANQQMVMVVDEYGGTAGLLTMTDIIREILGDENDPPNQSVPEITVLDERTFLVQAQVSVEEVNESLGLNLPLHEDYQTLGGFVMFHLQKIPSPGEQFVFDNLEITVASTDGPRIDRVRICSLEQPPP; encoded by the coding sequence TTGACTTTCCTTATCCCGCTTCTGTTAATAAATGCTCTGTTTGTTATTGCGGAATTTGCAGTTGTTTCCCTCCGCCGTTCCCGTGTGCATCAGCTAGTCGATGAGGGATCAAGTTCTGCCCTAGTTGTTCAGAGACTGCAAAGACAGATCGATCGGTTTCTGTCGGCAACCCAAATTGGTATTACTTTAGCGAGTGTGACTTTAGGCTGGGTAGGGCAAGACAACGTAACCCAACAAGTTTTGGGTTGGCTAGGGGACAAAGAGTGGGCAATATTTTTAGCTCCTGCTCTCAGTTTGAGTTTGATAGTTTATTTACAGATAGTCCTAGGGGAATTGCTGCCCAAATCAATCGCCCTTGCCCATACAGAGAAGTTGGCATTGGTATTAGCCCGCCCCAGTGAAATTGTCATGGAACTGATGAGTCCCTTGCTCTGGCTCTTAAGTCAATCTACTCGGTTACTATTGCGATTATTGGGAGTGGAATATAGCCCTAAGTCCTGGTACAGCGCTGTTAGTGCCGAAGAGTTACAGAGAATAATTACCACCTCTACGGAATCCAGCGGTTTGGAAACAGAGGAACGGCAACTCCTAAAAAACGTGTTTGAGTTTAGCGACATTACTGCTGGGGAAGTGATGCGTCCCCGTACTAGTATTGATTACCTAGAAGTGACAGCCACCTTGCGTGACCTTTTTAGTGCGGTTGCTCGGACACACCATCGCCGCTATCCCATAGCGGGGGAATCCCTAGATGACATCCGTGGTATTGTTGACCTCAAGGAAATCAGCGCCAAGTTGCCCAGCCAAGACTACAACCTTGACCAACCCATCACTCCCTACATCCGCCCTGTACGCTTTGTGTCTGAGGATATTTACCTGGCAGAACTATTGCCCCAAATGCAGCGAGCGAATCAGCAGATGGTCATGGTGGTGGATGAGTACGGGGGGACAGCGGGCTTGCTGACCATGACTGACATTATTAGGGAGATTCTGGGGGACGAAAATGACCCCCCCAACCAGTCTGTCCCAGAAATTACGGTTTTAGATGAACGTACCTTTTTAGTCCAAGCCCAAGTCAGTGTGGAAGAAGTAAATGAGTCTCTAGGGTTGAATTTGCCCCTCCACGAGGACTACCAAACTTTGGGGGGATTTGTCATGTTTCACCTGCAGAAAATTCCCAGCCCTGGGGAACAGTTTGTGTTTGATAACTTGGAAATCACGGTTGCCTCGACCGATGGACCCAGAATCGATCGTGTGCGCATCTGTTCCCTAGAGCAGCCCCCACCTTAG
- a CDS encoding ABC transporter permease: MYINWERWRSLIRYCLLRLALAPLLVLVVATIVFALMRLAPGDPIDAIVGTRAPLVVKANLRQQTGLDGSLVQQYFRYLGGLLRFDLGKSLSTRGEPVSKIIQDFFPATAELAIYSTVIALVIGISLGILTATKPRWELPGKLFSIVTYALPLFWLGMVLQLLFSVQLGWFPLGGRIPTTIQIGKTITGLYTIDSLLQGNLSLFLVSLHHLVLPSFALGLVLSGIFERIMRVNLQEALQSDHVEAARARGISERRILWSHGIRNALIPVVTVFGLTFAALLGGAVMTEVTFSWPGLAHRLYSAILGRDYPVVQGLVVFFAIIATLFSILVDILNALIDPRIRY, from the coding sequence ATGTACATCAACTGGGAACGTTGGCGGTCTTTAATTCGCTATTGTTTGCTCCGTTTAGCCCTTGCCCCCTTGCTGGTCTTGGTGGTAGCCACGATCGTTTTTGCCCTGATGCGTTTAGCCCCTGGTGACCCCATTGATGCTATTGTTGGTACCCGTGCGCCTCTGGTGGTGAAGGCAAATTTACGCCAACAAACGGGCTTGGATGGTTCCCTGGTGCAGCAATATTTCCGTTACCTGGGGGGGCTGTTACGTTTTGATTTGGGCAAATCCCTGTCCACTAGGGGAGAACCTGTCAGTAAAATTATCCAAGACTTTTTTCCCGCCACCGCAGAATTAGCGATTTACAGTACGGTCATTGCTTTAGTAATTGGTATTAGCTTGGGCATTCTGACAGCGACAAAACCGCGTTGGGAGTTGCCAGGTAAATTATTTAGCATTGTCACGTATGCCTTGCCTTTGTTTTGGCTGGGTATGGTTTTGCAATTACTTTTCTCTGTGCAACTGGGCTGGTTTCCCCTGGGCGGGAGAATACCAACGACAATCCAAATTGGTAAAACAATCACGGGTCTTTACACGATCGATAGTCTTTTACAGGGCAATCTTAGTCTCTTTTTGGTTAGTTTGCATCATCTAGTCCTACCATCTTTCGCCCTGGGGTTAGTTTTGAGTGGTATTTTTGAGCGGATCATGCGGGTCAATCTGCAAGAGGCACTACAGAGTGATCACGTGGAAGCTGCCAGGGCTAGGGGTATTTCTGAAAGGCGCATCCTCTGGAGTCATGGCATTCGCAATGCTCTTATTCCTGTAGTGACAGTCTTTGGTCTGACCTTTGCTGCTTTGCTGGGGGGAGCTGTGATGACGGAAGTAACCTTCTCCTGGCCTGGTCTTGCCCATCGCCTTTACAGTGCTATCCTGGGCAGGGACTACCCCGTAGTGCAGGGATTGGTGGTTTTCTTCGCTATTATTGCTACCCTATTCAGTATTTTAGTTGACATCCTCAACGCGCTTATTGACCCCCGCATTCGCTATTAG
- a CDS encoding ribonuclease H-like domain-containing protein produces MTTDINIFHNDLPAEVLQTYLQSPLLAVDTETMGLIPRRDRLCLVQMGDVAGRISLVKLDRGVKSAPNLQQLMEAENVLKIFHYARFDIGALKYHLGIQTRPFFCTKIASKLARTYSPKHGLKELVRELEKVELDKTEQSSDWGNAYYLSEEQIAYAANDVRYLISIYHKLVEMLKREERYEYALACCQFLPTLVDLDLLGYEDIFSHQ; encoded by the coding sequence ATGACGACAGACATCAACATCTTTCACAACGACTTACCAGCAGAGGTGCTCCAGACCTATCTGCAAAGTCCCCTACTGGCGGTAGATACGGAGACTATGGGGTTAATTCCCAGGCGCGATCGATTGTGTCTGGTGCAGATGGGCGATGTCGCAGGGCGAATTAGCCTAGTGAAACTCGATCGGGGGGTGAAATCTGCCCCCAACTTACAGCAACTCATGGAAGCAGAGAATGTCCTAAAAATATTTCACTATGCCCGCTTTGACATCGGTGCCCTCAAGTATCATCTAGGGATTCAGACCCGTCCTTTTTTTTGTACCAAGATTGCTAGTAAGTTAGCCCGCACTTATTCCCCCAAACATGGCTTAAAAGAACTGGTGCGGGAGTTGGAGAAAGTAGAGCTGGATAAGACAGAGCAGAGTTCCGATTGGGGGAATGCCTATTACTTGTCAGAGGAACAGATTGCCTATGCCGCTAACGATGTGCGTTATTTAATTAGTATTTATCACAAACTGGTAGAAATGTTAAAACGGGAAGAGCGCTATGAATATGCTCTAGCTTGTTGTCAGTTTCTCCCCACTCTGGTCGATCTCGACCTACTTGGTTATGAAGACATCTTCTCCCATCAGTAG
- a CDS encoding YtxH domain-containing protein, giving the protein MTNGIGKFLGGVVVGTAIGVVTGILIAPRSGKDTRNLLKKSARQIPLLAEKAWEETLERLQEAIIAGREASQRLHEVKDNISTVETSARSEGQRRSLFE; this is encoded by the coding sequence ATGACAAACGGCATCGGTAAGTTTTTAGGGGGGGTAGTAGTCGGCACAGCAATCGGTGTGGTCACAGGTATTTTAATTGCACCCCGATCGGGTAAAGACACGCGGAACTTGCTCAAAAAATCGGCTAGGCAAATTCCTCTGTTAGCGGAGAAAGCTTGGGAAGAGACCCTAGAGAGATTGCAGGAAGCTATCATTGCGGGACGGGAAGCCAGTCAAAGACTCCATGAAGTCAAAGACAATATATCCACCGTCGAAACCAGTGCCCGCTCGGAAGGACAAAGACGTTCTTTATTTGAGTAG
- a CDS encoding DNA starvation/stationary phase protection protein: MDAVVKGLNRQQANALVMYLNYKKYHWLSYGPLFRDLHLLFEEHGSQVLETIDELAERSLVLGGAPVADPDQYLKIATVQPSVGSLTLKGMVEEAIANHDRVIDELHQDADTASQANDIGTADLFTRIVQVHQKQRWFLREILRRGDGLVTN, encoded by the coding sequence ATGGATGCAGTTGTTAAGGGGTTGAATCGTCAGCAGGCGAATGCTTTGGTGATGTATCTCAACTACAAGAAGTATCACTGGCTGAGCTATGGTCCTTTATTTCGCGACCTGCACCTTTTGTTTGAGGAGCACGGCAGTCAGGTGTTGGAGACGATCGATGAGTTAGCAGAACGCAGTTTAGTGCTGGGGGGGGCACCTGTAGCTGACCCGGATCAATATCTCAAAATTGCTACTGTTCAGCCTTCGGTGGGAAGTCTGACGCTGAAGGGGATGGTAGAGGAAGCGATTGCCAATCACGATCGGGTTATCGACGAACTGCACCAAGACGCAGATACTGCCAGCCAAGCCAACGACATTGGTACAGCTGATCTATTTACCCGCATTGTGCAAGTACATCAGAAACAGCGGTGGTTTTTGCGAGAGATACTACGGCGGGGAGATGGTTTAGTAACCAACTAG
- the trpD gene encoding anthranilate phosphoribosyltransferase, with the protein MNWTDLLKQLLDRQSLTPEQARSLMTGWLEGAILPEVSGAILVALQLKGVTGAELAAMAAVLREMATPVPKLNQEILLDTCGTGGDGKHTFNISTAVAFVVAAAGIPVAKHGNRSVSSRSGSADVLEALGINLNAPLTQMQAALAAVGVTFLFAPHWHPAMKAVAPLRKNLGIRTVFNLLGPLVNPYRPTAQVLGVYAPYLLQPMAEALHLLGLPQAYVLHSREGLDEVGLGDITDLVYLHQGQITPQELDPRTVDIPPTPLTALLGGDVAANAVILSQVLQGKGTDAQTQCVALNSALALTLAGQYPTWQTAYPHALNLIRSGAPWDKLMQLRQFLAQP; encoded by the coding sequence ATGAACTGGACAGATTTGCTTAAACAACTACTCGATCGGCAATCTCTTACACCTGAGCAGGCACGATCGCTGATGACTGGTTGGCTCGAGGGGGCAATCCTACCCGAAGTATCGGGGGCAATCCTGGTGGCACTGCAGCTGAAGGGAGTCACGGGGGCAGAATTGGCAGCAATGGCAGCAGTACTCAGGGAAATGGCAACCCCTGTGCCTAAGCTCAATCAGGAAATCCTCCTAGATACCTGTGGTACGGGGGGGGACGGCAAACATACCTTTAATATCTCTACAGCTGTAGCGTTTGTGGTGGCGGCAGCAGGTATCCCCGTAGCAAAACATGGCAATCGATCGGTCTCTAGTCGATCGGGGTCGGCTGATGTCCTGGAAGCCCTGGGTATTAACTTGAATGCTCCTCTTACCCAAATGCAAGCCGCCTTGGCAGCGGTGGGGGTGACCTTCCTGTTTGCTCCCCACTGGCATCCCGCTATGAAAGCTGTGGCACCCTTGCGCAAAAATCTGGGCATCCGTACGGTGTTCAATCTTTTGGGACCCCTGGTCAATCCCTACCGACCTACCGCCCAAGTCCTGGGGGTTTATGCCCCCTACCTCCTGCAACCTATGGCGGAAGCCCTCCATCTGCTGGGACTGCCCCAGGCTTATGTCCTCCACAGCCGCGAAGGTTTAGATGAAGTTGGTCTAGGCGACATCACTGACCTCGTCTATCTCCACCAGGGACAGATAACTCCTCAAGAACTAGACCCCCGCACTGTAGACATTCCCCCTACCCCCCTCACTGCACTCCTGGGCGGCGATGTGGCAGCTAATGCTGTCATTCTTAGCCAAGTCCTGCAAGGTAAAGGAACAGATGCCCAAACCCAATGCGTTGCCCTCAATAGCGCCCTCGCTCTCACCCTGGCGGGTCAATACCCCACCTGGCAAACCGCCTATCCCCACGCCCTCAACCTCATCCGATCGGGTGCCCCCTGGGATAAACTCATGCAACTCCGACAATTCCTCGCCCAACCTTAA
- a CDS encoding glycosyltransferase: MDVSIIIPTLNGGALLRRTLAAIYRQQTNKQFEVMIIDSGSRPDTMAIFQEFPVRLHQIPKHTFNHGATRDLGATMTTGEFLIFINQDAEPGNDHWLEGMIAPFADPQVLAVQGGIRERDDMERFFWDSCGERFYFTSESKNWIKRYHNMGFSTVNCAIRRSVWEKYPFGQIDISEDKAFQRRIHHKGHEIVYSEAFVYHTHNYNFRQIWRRCQDEGYGWRLVGENYTLGQAIRDTFILKNYKILWQGIRTGKVKQFSEIIYPFMRPTWVYIGNHFNRGLVK; the protein is encoded by the coding sequence ATGGATGTCAGCATTATTATCCCTACCCTCAACGGCGGTGCCCTGCTGCGACGTACTCTGGCAGCCATCTATCGCCAACAAACTAACAAACAATTTGAGGTGATGATCATCGACTCTGGCTCTCGTCCCGACACGATGGCAATTTTCCAGGAATTTCCTGTCCGCCTGCACCAAATCCCCAAACATACCTTTAATCACGGTGCGACCCGCGACCTCGGTGCCACTATGACCACAGGCGAATTCCTCATCTTCATCAATCAGGATGCCGAACCTGGCAATGACCACTGGTTAGAAGGTATGATAGCTCCCTTTGCTGACCCCCAGGTGCTAGCTGTCCAAGGCGGCATTCGGGAACGGGATGATATGGAGCGCTTTTTCTGGGATTCCTGCGGCGAGCGCTTTTACTTTACTTCCGAATCGAAAAATTGGATCAAACGCTACCACAATATGGGCTTCTCTACCGTCAACTGCGCCATCAGACGATCGGTGTGGGAAAAGTACCCCTTTGGACAGATCGACATTTCCGAGGATAAGGCTTTCCAACGGCGCATCCACCACAAAGGGCACGAAATTGTCTACAGCGAAGCCTTTGTCTACCACACCCACAACTACAACTTCAGGCAAATCTGGCGTAGATGTCAGGATGAGGGTTACGGCTGGCGTTTGGTGGGGGAAAACTATACCCTAGGGCAGGCAATCCGCGATACTTTCATCCTCAAAAACTACAAAATTCTCTGGCAAGGCATCCGCACGGGTAAGGTCAAACAATTTTCGGAAATTATCTATCCCTTTATGCGCCCCACTTGGGTTTATATTGGCAATCACTTCAATCGGGGTTTGGTGAAATGA
- a CDS encoding DUF721 domain-containing protein: MAFVSLDSVLNRMQSQEKWAQERLWRKIFRHWQEAVGELVAPHTRPTGLHRRILQVAVSSPVWAQTLAWQRRSILQKLNQLLAEDTIVDIHFSTARWEPVNSNPQPVPPAAARKMPTTPQEAVDRCRALAQVRKQLCPCPHCGAPASRFELERWRMCQHCVVRYFFTDRS; the protein is encoded by the coding sequence ATGGCTTTTGTTTCCCTTGATAGTGTTCTTAATCGGATGCAATCCCAGGAGAAGTGGGCGCAGGAAAGGCTATGGCGTAAGATTTTTCGGCACTGGCAGGAAGCCGTGGGGGAATTGGTTGCTCCCCATACCCGTCCTACGGGTCTCCATCGACGGATTTTACAAGTGGCTGTCTCCAGTCCCGTTTGGGCGCAAACTCTCGCTTGGCAACGCCGATCGATTTTGCAGAAACTGAACCAACTCTTGGCAGAGGACACGATCGTGGATATTCATTTTTCTACTGCCCGTTGGGAACCAGTCAACAGCAATCCCCAGCCAGTACCGCCTGCCGCAGCAAGGAAGATGCCGACCACACCCCAAGAGGCAGTCGATCGCTGTCGTGCTCTTGCCCAGGTAAGGAAACAACTCTGCCCCTGTCCCCACTGTGGTGCCCCTGCCTCCCGCTTTGAGCTAGAGCGGTGGCGGATGTGTCAGCACTGTGTAGTGCGTTACTTTTTCACCGACCGGTCATGA
- a CDS encoding peptidoglycan DD-metalloendopeptidase family protein, protein MFFCCTGSVRAISDLDQYQRFLEYQKQQIQQRQDRIDRLTAPAQKRLEELQANINKTETYLEENEQRLEQIRRELGVVTERYQNLKAVFQRTKARTIARLRFLQRQPPATWWLALLGSDSLTELLDRRHQLLYLHKKDKDLLAQLKTSADQVLAEWDKVKSLENEALLVQQQLNYQKQLYTAEAETQKQIIDRLQKDRAALERAEERLLEDSRRLAGWIRDRSGDGYTLPPGNGYLAYPTYGAVTSPYGWRTHPILGYEKFHTGIDFGADYGTPIYAAQTGTVIWADWYGGYGNTIVIDHSNGIATLYAHLQSVYVQPGETVERGQVIGEVGSTGFSTGPHLHFELRVQGEPIDPAPYL, encoded by the coding sequence ATGTTTTTCTGTTGCACAGGCTCGGTGAGAGCAATCAGTGACCTAGACCAATACCAAAGGTTTTTGGAATACCAGAAACAACAGATTCAACAGCGGCAAGACCGCATCGATCGCTTAACTGCCCCTGCCCAAAAACGCCTAGAGGAGTTGCAAGCTAATATCAACAAAACGGAGACCTACCTAGAAGAAAATGAACAGCGCCTGGAGCAGATTCGCAGGGAACTAGGAGTAGTCACAGAACGCTATCAAAATCTCAAAGCGGTATTTCAGAGGACAAAGGCGAGGACGATCGCCCGCCTGCGGTTTCTGCAACGACAACCCCCTGCTACTTGGTGGCTGGCTCTTTTAGGTAGTGACAGCTTGACTGAACTGCTCGATCGTCGTCATCAACTCCTGTATCTGCACAAAAAAGACAAAGACTTGTTAGCCCAACTAAAGACAAGTGCGGATCAAGTCTTGGCGGAATGGGATAAAGTAAAATCTTTAGAAAATGAAGCCCTCTTAGTACAACAACAACTCAACTATCAAAAACAGCTCTACACTGCCGAAGCGGAGACCCAAAAACAGATCATCGATCGGTTGCAGAAAGACAGAGCCGCCCTAGAAAGAGCAGAAGAGAGACTCCTAGAAGATTCCCGTCGGTTAGCGGGATGGATTCGTGACCGCAGTGGGGATGGTTATACCCTGCCCCCTGGCAACGGCTACCTCGCTTATCCCACCTATGGCGCAGTTACTAGTCCCTATGGTTGGCGCACGCATCCTATCCTCGGCTATGAAAAATTCCACACTGGCATTGATTTTGGCGCAGACTATGGTACTCCCATCTATGCCGCCCAGACAGGCACAGTGATTTGGGCAGATTGGTACGGCGGCTACGGCAACACGATCGTGATTGACCACAGCAACGGCATTGCTACCCTCTATGCCCACTTGCAGTCAGTTTACGTGCAACCAGGGGAGACAGTAGAGCGAGGACAGGTAATCGGCGAAGTGGGATCGACGGGCTTTTCCACTGGGCCCCATCTGCATTTTGAACTGAGAGTGCAGGGTGAACCGATCGATCCGGCTCCTTACCTCTAA
- a CDS encoding CPBP family intramembrane metalloprotease translates to MRLYFDNSSAHRGSLCTCQSRQTDGIPSYFLLALSVALGALITTLYFYGKVGVLKLLGRLKLFIPRLEVSCLVLSPLLLIPLLAVIWWAVRKEQIQLVFPLLDSGSTPFVPDSKLSPDTLWSSPITGHVWRTPIDLITGLLILVLATALEELAWRGFVLPHLQANHNAFNSTVILVLMRTVTHVAFFPVGLFISVKIFLDLMIAGIILTSIYNSSRGYLLPTVAFHFFINLYTGCGLSLTEITPSVLSREFLIVLSNPPFLLLYLFLESEGPGSIFAFLYSIWLIITAIIVSKLYGLRNLSQWEPVGNYFLQSGTDNPEC, encoded by the coding sequence TTGAGATTATACTTCGACAACTCTTCAGCCCATCGCGGCAGCCTCTGTACTTGTCAGTCCAGACAGACAGATGGTATTCCGTCTTATTTTTTACTTGCCCTCAGTGTCGCTTTGGGAGCATTGATTACTACTCTTTACTTTTATGGCAAAGTAGGTGTGCTGAAACTTCTGGGCAGACTAAAGCTATTTATCCCTAGGCTAGAGGTTTCTTGTTTGGTATTATCCCCATTGCTTCTAATCCCCCTTCTAGCAGTTATTTGGTGGGCAGTAAGAAAGGAACAAATTCAGTTAGTATTTCCTCTCCTCGACTCCGGCAGCACCCCTTTTGTGCCAGACAGCAAACTCTCGCCTGATACTCTGTGGAGTTCCCCTATTACAGGTCATGTGTGGCGTACACCGATCGATTTAATCACTGGTTTGTTGATACTAGTTCTAGCAACTGCATTAGAAGAATTAGCTTGGCGGGGCTTTGTCCTACCTCACTTGCAGGCTAATCACAATGCCTTTAATTCAACTGTCATTTTAGTTTTAATGCGGACAGTAACCCATGTAGCATTTTTCCCTGTGGGATTGTTTATTTCTGTAAAAATTTTCCTTGACCTAATGATCGCAGGAATCATTCTGACTTCCATCTACAACTCCAGTCGCGGTTATCTCCTACCAACAGTTGCTTTTCACTTTTTCATCAATCTCTATACAGGATGCGGACTTAGTTTAACAGAGATAACCCCCTCTGTCTTGAGTCGGGAATTCCTAATAGTTTTGAGCAATCCTCCTTTCCTCCTGCTCTATCTGTTCCTAGAATCTGAGGGACCAGGATCGATTTTTGCCTTCCTATACAGTATATGGCTAATAATTACAGCAATTATTGTTTCTAAACTCTATGGTCTGAGGAATTTGAGTCAGTGGGAGCCAGTAGGTAACTACTTCTTGCAGTCAGGGACTGATAATCCTGAGTGCTAG
- a CDS encoding ABC transporter ATP-binding protein, which yields MDLLVLDKVSRRFGGLIALQDVSFVVAAGEIFGLIGPNGAGKTTLFNIITGVIEPSSGRLFLRGEDITTDRSYHLAQKGMARTFQNIRLFRELSVLENVMIGHHLRRDLTSRQVRESSLELLALMGLGDRYHLAARSLSYGEQRRLEIARALAVQPQLLLLDEPAAGMNPKEKLELSNLIQDLRQRFNLTILLIEHHVPLVMSVCDRIGVLNFGELIALGTPAEIKENPQVISAYLGTEAGISYFSD from the coding sequence ATGGATTTATTGGTGCTGGACAAGGTGAGCCGTCGGTTTGGGGGGCTAATTGCTCTCCAGGATGTCTCCTTTGTCGTGGCGGCGGGGGAAATTTTTGGTCTCATTGGCCCCAATGGGGCGGGCAAAACTACCCTCTTCAATATCATTACGGGGGTTATAGAACCAAGCAGTGGTCGTTTGTTTTTGCGCGGGGAAGACATCACTACCGATCGTTCCTATCACCTCGCCCAGAAGGGTATGGCGCGTACATTTCAGAATATCCGTCTATTTCGCGAGTTGTCAGTGTTGGAGAATGTGATGATTGGTCATCACCTGCGACGGGACTTGACCAGTAGGCAGGTACGGGAATCCAGTCTGGAATTGTTGGCGTTGATGGGCTTAGGCGATCGTTATCATTTGGCGGCCAGGAGCTTGTCCTATGGTGAGCAAAGGAGATTAGAAATAGCCAGAGCTTTGGCTGTACAGCCCCAGTTGTTGTTGTTGGACGAACCGGCAGCAGGTATGAATCCCAAGGAAAAGCTGGAGCTGAGTAATTTGATCCAGGATTTACGCCAGCGTTTTAATTTGACTATTTTGTTGATTGAACACCATGTCCCTTTGGTAATGTCCGTCTGCGATCGGATTGGGGTGTTGAATTTTGGGGAATTAATTGCTCTAGGCACCCCCGCAGAAATCAAAGAAAACCCCCAAGTAATCAGTGCCTATCTGGGTACCGAGGCAGGCATATCTTACTTCTCAGACTAG